A DNA window from Mycolicibacter hiberniae contains the following coding sequences:
- a CDS encoding cytochrome P450, with translation MVAGTAADAIEPPDPPAINLPPGPRNSKLTAGLLFIVSRRRALLGLTRRYGAAFTLDVPMFGPTVFVTDPELARQVLLTSPEDLGNIQPNLSRILGEGSVFALDGAAHRRRRNLLSPPFHGKRVRAYEQIIVEETLREMATWPIGEPFDTFRPMNRITINVILRAIFGAQGADLDKLRIGLPKWVTLGSRLAALPIPIRHYGRFTPWGRLAAWRAEYEVVLDKLIADVRADPDFENRSDVLTLLLGSTYEDGTAMTRKEIGDELLTLLAAGHETTASTMAWVFERLSRHPGLLDELTAEADAGGNALRRAAIREVQRVRTVIDFSGRHVYAPSVTIGEWVIPRGYSVIVAINEIHRNPGAFDDPDGFDPQRYLTASPSAFEWLPYGGGTRRCPGSTFANVEMDLVLRTVLQRLAIEPTTAPGEKFHSRGVAFTPKNGGRITVRRRD, from the coding sequence ATGGTTGCCGGGACGGCCGCGGACGCCATCGAGCCCCCCGACCCCCCGGCGATCAACCTGCCGCCCGGTCCGCGTAACTCCAAGCTGACGGCGGGACTGCTGTTCATCGTGTCCCGCCGCCGGGCCCTGCTGGGTCTGACCCGGCGCTACGGCGCCGCCTTCACCCTCGACGTTCCGATGTTCGGGCCGACGGTCTTTGTGACCGATCCCGAATTGGCCAGGCAGGTCCTGCTGACCAGCCCGGAGGATCTGGGCAACATCCAGCCCAACCTGTCGCGGATCCTGGGGGAAGGGTCGGTGTTCGCCCTGGACGGTGCGGCACATCGGCGGCGGCGCAACCTGTTGAGCCCGCCGTTTCACGGCAAGCGGGTGCGGGCCTACGAGCAGATCATCGTCGAGGAGACTCTGCGCGAGATGGCCACCTGGCCCATCGGAGAGCCGTTCGACACCTTTCGGCCGATGAACAGGATCACCATCAACGTGATCCTGCGGGCGATCTTCGGGGCGCAAGGCGCCGACCTGGACAAGCTGCGGATCGGCCTGCCCAAGTGGGTGACGCTGGGTTCGCGCCTTGCGGCACTGCCGATTCCGATCCGCCACTACGGCCGGTTCACCCCATGGGGCCGGCTGGCCGCCTGGCGCGCCGAGTACGAGGTCGTCTTGGACAAGCTGATCGCCGACGTTCGCGCCGATCCCGACTTCGAGAACCGTTCGGATGTGCTGACCCTGCTCTTGGGCAGCACCTACGAAGACGGCACGGCCATGACCCGCAAGGAGATCGGCGACGAGTTGCTGACCCTGCTGGCCGCCGGGCACGAGACCACGGCATCGACGATGGCCTGGGTCTTCGAGCGGCTGAGTCGCCATCCAGGGCTCCTCGACGAACTGACCGCTGAGGCAGATGCCGGCGGTAACGCGTTGCGGCGTGCCGCCATTCGCGAGGTGCAGCGGGTGCGCACCGTGATCGACTTCTCGGGACGGCATGTCTACGCACCCAGCGTCACGATCGGCGAGTGGGTGATCCCGCGGGGGTACTCGGTGATCGTGGCGATCAACGAGATCCACCGAAACCCCGGCGCATTCGACGACCCCGACGGGTTCGATCCCCAGCGCTACCTCACCGCCAGCCCGTCGGCGTTCGAGTGGCTGCCCTACGGCGGCGGAACCCGACGGTGCCCGGGCTCGACATTCGCCAACGTGGAGATGGATCTGGTGCTGCGCACGGTGCTGCAGCGCCTGGCCATCGAGCCCACCACAGCGCCGGGCGAGAAGTTCCACTCCCGGGGTGTGGCCTTCACACCCAAGAACGGCGGCCGGATCACCGTGCGCCGCCGCGACTGA
- a CDS encoding DUF4185 domain-containing protein, whose amino-acid sequence MRPAARNAPGKLADVTGPGITDRWGATCADLGASVLAPNGTLVSVFGDTFAGDRVGQGDWRSPVILIGTGDATHRIRYHRAGGIEAHYARQLWHYRHREPVSWRDRDAISTVIPSDLLRVEQMLYLHAIVNRGFGHVAWTEIWQSADNGVSWHNVGTRFAARLHRGHAQCWSWDYDPEDGWVYVVSTGFQRDKGVILQRVRPAHLGDPRKYSGWGYRGERRAWGRPPVPVTPPGETWGELSLRRLAPRTWVLGGFISSHYALGYRVLESPAADLAGARLQLPLLGCGWEDEDHARGIAQLYGGYVLPRSRVDHPGGVGLMVSQWHTARGWPYRAMQFRATLVSDRDVP is encoded by the coding sequence GTGCGCCCCGCCGCTCGGAATGCCCCTGGGAAGCTGGCCGACGTCACCGGCCCGGGCATCACCGACAGGTGGGGCGCGACCTGCGCAGACCTCGGCGCGTCGGTGCTGGCGCCTAACGGAACGCTGGTGTCGGTGTTCGGCGACACCTTCGCCGGCGACCGTGTCGGCCAGGGCGATTGGCGCTCCCCGGTGATCCTGATCGGCACCGGCGACGCCACCCATCGGATCCGTTACCACCGGGCCGGCGGCATTGAGGCGCACTACGCCCGCCAACTGTGGCACTACCGGCACCGCGAACCGGTCTCGTGGCGCGACCGCGACGCCATCAGCACCGTGATCCCGTCGGATCTGCTCCGAGTGGAGCAGATGCTCTACTTGCACGCGATCGTCAACCGCGGCTTTGGCCACGTGGCGTGGACTGAGATCTGGCAGTCGGCCGACAACGGCGTCTCCTGGCACAACGTCGGAACACGGTTTGCAGCCCGACTGCATCGCGGACACGCCCAGTGCTGGTCCTGGGACTACGACCCCGAAGACGGTTGGGTGTATGTGGTCTCGACCGGGTTCCAGCGCGACAAAGGCGTCATCCTGCAGCGCGTGCGCCCCGCACATCTCGGGGATCCTCGCAAGTACTCCGGCTGGGGCTATCGCGGCGAGCGCCGCGCATGGGGCCGCCCCCCGGTTCCGGTCACCCCACCCGGCGAGACCTGGGGAGAGCTGTCCCTGCGCCGGCTGGCCCCGCGCACCTGGGTTCTCGGCGGGTTCATCTCGTCGCACTATGCCCTGGGTTACCGGGTGCTGGAGTCGCCCGCGGCGGATCTGGCCGGGGCACGGCTGCAGCTTCCGCTGCTCGGTTGCGGCTGGGAGGACGAAGACCACGCACGCGGCATCGCCCAGCTCTACGGGGGCTACGTGCTGCCGCGTTCCCGGGTGGATCACCCCGGCGGGGTGGGCCTGATGGTCTCGCAGTGGCACACCGCGCGGGGCTGGCCCTACCGGGCGATGCAGTTCCGCGCGACATTGGTCAGCGACAGGGACGTTCCCTAG
- a CDS encoding TetR/AcrR family transcriptional regulator, with protein MTIPAIDAPATDAVDPFRRRLLDGLADSITERGYRASTVAEIVRAARTSKRTFYDHFASKEECFLELLRVDNEELALRIQTAVDPQAEWQVQIRQAVQAYVAKIRARPAITLSWIRDMPSLGEVARPAQRHGLELMSNLLIELSGSPGFRRANLPPLSPALAVILLGGLRELTALAVEDGTDIGVITEPAIDASIALLGPRG; from the coding sequence ATGACGATCCCGGCAATCGATGCCCCGGCGACCGACGCCGTCGACCCGTTCCGCCGCCGACTGCTCGACGGGCTGGCCGATTCGATCACCGAGCGCGGGTACCGGGCCAGCACCGTCGCTGAGATCGTGCGCGCCGCCCGCACCTCCAAGCGCACCTTCTACGACCACTTCGCCAGCAAGGAGGAGTGCTTCCTGGAGCTGCTGCGCGTGGACAACGAGGAATTGGCTCTGCGAATCCAGACCGCGGTGGACCCCCAGGCCGAATGGCAGGTCCAGATCCGTCAGGCGGTCCAGGCCTACGTCGCCAAGATCCGCGCGCGACCGGCGATCACCTTGAGCTGGATTCGCGATATGCCGTCGCTGGGCGAGGTTGCCCGGCCGGCCCAGCGCCACGGTCTGGAGTTGATGTCGAACCTGCTGATCGAGCTCAGCGGCAGTCCCGGGTTTCGCCGGGCGAACCTTCCGCCGTTGAGTCCGGCCCTGGCGGTGATTCTGCTGGGCGGCCTGCGCGAGCTCACCGCCCTGGCTGTCGAGGACGGCACCGATATCGGCGTGATCACCGAGCCGGCCATCGACGCGTCGATCGCACTACTGGGCCCCCGGGGCTGA
- a CDS encoding cytochrome P450 — protein MRGSGGVLDRRTHLMGELDFDFRDPDLHADPLAYQRRFAEADPVHRNSQGLWVLTRYADVLAMLRDDRVSTDRRNLYRGKLDPGRPYLAHVEHNLFYRSGDDHRRLRAPLSRAFTPRALASFEAEVAARARSLAAGLDRDGFDLVAQFAKPLPLGAIATLLGVPDSELDNLAAWSLALIAALEPAAPRAVFTAADDAAAGMKALLADLLALRRTDPGHDLLSVVATSGLPVSDDELLHNAIFLLSAGHDTTTAVLTGAAALLIGSPGQRNLLADSAAAPHAVDELVRMISPALMISRVAGAPIEIARGNETVVIDTGAPILLGLAAANRDPAVFPEPDRLDLTRSQTGHLGFGFGPHVCLGAPLARMQIRLGLLALFDRFPQLTAQAPPYREPSAVLTSYRSYPLAARG, from the coding sequence GTGCGCGGATCTGGTGGCGTCCTGGATCGCCGAACGCACCTGATGGGGGAACTCGACTTCGACTTCCGGGACCCGGACCTGCATGCTGATCCGCTGGCCTACCAGCGGCGGTTCGCCGAAGCCGATCCGGTCCACCGCAACAGCCAAGGCCTGTGGGTGCTTACCCGCTACGCCGACGTGCTGGCGATGCTGCGCGATGACCGGGTGAGCACCGATCGGCGAAATCTGTACCGCGGCAAGCTCGATCCGGGACGCCCGTACCTGGCGCACGTGGAGCACAATTTGTTCTACCGCTCCGGAGACGATCACCGCCGGCTGCGGGCACCGCTGTCCCGGGCGTTCACACCGCGGGCGCTGGCGTCCTTCGAAGCCGAAGTCGCGGCCCGCGCCCGGTCCTTGGCGGCGGGGCTGGATCGGGACGGCTTCGACTTGGTGGCGCAGTTCGCCAAGCCCTTGCCGCTGGGGGCGATCGCCACCCTGCTGGGGGTGCCCGACAGCGAACTGGACAATTTGGCGGCCTGGTCGCTGGCGCTGATCGCGGCACTGGAGCCGGCCGCACCGCGCGCGGTGTTCACCGCCGCCGATGACGCCGCCGCGGGGATGAAGGCCCTGCTCGCCGACCTGCTGGCGCTGCGCCGCACCGACCCGGGCCACGACCTGCTGTCGGTGGTGGCCACCAGCGGATTGCCGGTGTCCGATGACGAACTGCTGCACAACGCCATCTTCTTGCTGTCGGCCGGCCATGACACCACTACGGCCGTCTTGACCGGGGCGGCCGCGCTGCTGATCGGCAGCCCTGGGCAGCGCAACCTGCTGGCCGACTCCGCCGCCGCTCCGCACGCCGTCGATGAACTGGTGCGGATGATCAGTCCGGCGCTGATGATCTCCCGGGTGGCGGGCGCACCCATCGAGATCGCCCGCGGGAACGAGACGGTGGTGATCGACACCGGCGCGCCGATCCTGCTCGGATTGGCTGCCGCCAACCGAGACCCGGCGGTCTTCCCCGAACCGGATCGGCTCGACCTGACCCGATCTCAAACCGGCCACCTGGGGTTCGGCTTCGGTCCCCACGTCTGCCTGGGCGCCCCACTGGCCCGCATGCAGATCCGGTTGGGGCTGCTGGCGCTGTTCGACCGGTTCCCGCAGCTGACAGCACAGGCCCCGCCGTATCGGGAGCCGAGCGCGGTGTTGACCAGCTACCGCTCCTATCCGCTGGCGGCACGGGGATAG
- a CDS encoding fatty acid desaturase family protein — protein sequence MSVSVLTPDQVTAPEQLTEVVRTDQPARLDAFGAELDALRQRVLDDLGERDADYIHRVIKAQRALEVGGRALLFFGILPPAWLAGTAMLGLSKILDNMEIGHNVMHGQYDWMGEPALYGKHFEWDTACPADQWRHSHNYMHHTYTNIVGMDRDVGYGILRMSDKQPWEPYFLGNPLYAFLLMVLFQYGVAVHELEAERIRAGEIGLADKREMLRETWQKVRRQTLKDYVAFPLLAGPFAPLVFAGNLTANLMRNVWAYMIIFCGHFPEGTQEFTVEEAVNESRGMWYYRQILGSANLTGGKWFHVLTGNLSFQVEHHLFPDLPAHRYAEIAPQVREICERYGVPYNAGPLLKQFGSVVRKICKLALPWS from the coding sequence ATGTCCGTATCAGTTCTGACCCCCGACCAGGTGACGGCGCCCGAACAGCTCACCGAGGTTGTTCGCACCGACCAGCCCGCGCGGCTCGACGCCTTCGGCGCCGAACTCGACGCCCTGCGTCAGCGTGTCCTCGACGACCTCGGCGAGCGTGACGCCGACTACATCCATCGCGTCATCAAGGCGCAGCGCGCCTTGGAGGTCGGCGGGCGCGCCCTGCTGTTCTTCGGCATCCTCCCGCCGGCCTGGCTGGCCGGCACGGCCATGCTCGGCTTGTCGAAGATCCTCGACAACATGGAGATCGGTCACAACGTCATGCACGGCCAGTACGACTGGATGGGCGAACCGGCGTTGTACGGCAAGCATTTCGAGTGGGACACTGCCTGCCCCGCCGATCAGTGGCGGCACTCGCACAACTACATGCACCACACCTACACCAACATCGTCGGGATGGACCGCGACGTCGGCTACGGCATCCTGCGGATGAGCGACAAGCAGCCCTGGGAGCCCTACTTCCTGGGCAACCCGCTGTACGCCTTCTTGCTGATGGTGCTGTTCCAGTACGGAGTCGCGGTGCACGAACTGGAAGCCGAACGCATCCGCGCCGGTGAGATCGGGTTGGCCGACAAGCGGGAAATGCTGCGGGAGACCTGGCAGAAGGTGCGGCGCCAGACCCTCAAGGACTATGTAGCCTTCCCGCTGTTGGCGGGGCCGTTCGCGCCGCTGGTGTTTGCCGGAAACCTGACCGCCAACCTGATGCGCAACGTGTGGGCCTACATGATCATTTTCTGCGGGCACTTTCCCGAGGGCACCCAGGAGTTCACCGTCGAAGAGGCCGTGAACGAGTCGCGGGGCATGTGGTACTACCGCCAGATCCTCGGTTCGGCAAACCTGACCGGCGGCAAGTGGTTTCACGTCCTGACCGGCAACCTGTCGTTTCAGGTCGAGCATCACCTGTTTCCCGACCTGCCGGCGCACCGGTATGCCGAAATCGCACCGCAGGTACGCGAGATCTGCGAGCGCTACGGCGTGCCCTACAACGCCGGGCCGTTGCTCAAGCAGTTCGGCAGCGTGGTCCGCAAGATCTGCAAACTGGCACTGCCCTGGAGCTGA
- a CDS encoding alkaline phosphatase family protein yields MTKVKQFLCGAAVASLVAGSGAAVGAQVGLSSVTADWMLTAEHVLLIGLDGVNLSKVLEYAYNDDSGFKTAMEQGVTGTASIINHTTLSGPSWSTVLTGVWDDKHGVFNNIFRSEPYNAWPSVFNLIEYNKPEINTTIISNWGYLNQLAESGGYPVDNNVFVPAGDSPADSDAEVTALTIAQILGTADNPDDISNFLFSYQSQADHAGHEFAGGSEEYMQAIMNLGGNLQQILAAIAQVQAITGDDWSIIVTTDHGHQQTVTLPGLSIGHGFQSPNETSSFVIFDQAGNDATDGSQNLNYSIADITPTILSLFGISLRSDFDGVSLTDDPAVLNSHVTPVDLEQALLSALAMYGYPNIGNDIELAIRTVVGSVPYFIDKFMTGIDTFLQGIVDQDIFLISGLAEGAQLINGFFGGLTVDVTNTLAHGVAYLLGSGVVAPTDAPLPLPGSAEFSDPSLLDIDLAELFDFEALLG; encoded by the coding sequence GTGACAAAGGTGAAGCAGTTTCTGTGCGGTGCGGCCGTCGCCAGCCTGGTTGCGGGCTCGGGAGCAGCGGTAGGGGCCCAGGTGGGCCTGTCGTCAGTGACCGCCGACTGGATGCTCACCGCCGAGCACGTGTTGCTGATCGGTCTCGACGGCGTCAACCTCTCCAAGGTCTTGGAATACGCCTACAACGACGACAGCGGGTTCAAGACGGCCATGGAACAGGGCGTCACCGGAACCGCAAGCATCATCAACCACACGACGCTCTCCGGACCGTCCTGGTCGACGGTCCTCACCGGCGTGTGGGACGACAAGCACGGCGTCTTCAACAACATTTTCCGGTCCGAGCCGTACAACGCCTGGCCGTCGGTGTTCAACCTGATCGAGTACAACAAGCCCGAGATCAACACCACGATCATCAGCAACTGGGGATACCTCAACCAGCTGGCCGAGTCCGGGGGATACCCGGTCGACAACAACGTCTTCGTCCCGGCCGGGGACAGCCCGGCCGACAGTGACGCGGAAGTCACCGCGCTCACCATCGCCCAGATCCTGGGCACCGCGGACAACCCCGATGACATCTCCAATTTCCTGTTCTCCTACCAGAGCCAGGCCGACCACGCCGGACACGAGTTCGCCGGCGGGTCGGAGGAGTACATGCAGGCCATCATGAATCTCGGAGGCAACCTCCAGCAGATCCTGGCCGCAATCGCCCAGGTGCAGGCGATCACCGGGGACGACTGGTCGATCATCGTGACCACCGACCACGGCCACCAGCAGACGGTGACCCTGCCCGGTCTGAGCATCGGCCACGGCTTCCAATCACCCAACGAGACGTCGTCGTTCGTCATCTTCGATCAAGCCGGCAACGATGCGACCGACGGCAGCCAGAACCTGAACTACTCGATCGCCGACATCACGCCGACGATCTTGTCGCTGTTCGGCATCTCGCTGCGCTCGGACTTCGACGGCGTCTCGCTGACAGACGACCCGGCCGTGCTGAACAGCCACGTCACGCCCGTCGATCTGGAACAGGCACTCCTGTCTGCGCTGGCGATGTATGGCTACCCGAACATCGGCAACGACATCGAGCTCGCCATCCGGACTGTGGTCGGGTCCGTGCCGTACTTCATCGACAAGTTCATGACCGGGATCGACACATTCCTGCAGGGAATCGTCGACCAGGACATCTTCCTGATCAGTGGGCTGGCCGAGGGCGCTCAGCTGATCAACGGTTTCTTCGGCGGCCTGACCGTGGATGTCACCAACACGCTGGCGCACGGTGTTGCGTACCTGCTCGGCTCGGGCGTAGTCGCGCCCACGGACGCACCGCTGCCGCTGCCGGGCAGCGCCGAGTTCTCCGACCCGTCCCTGCTGGATATCGACCTGGCTGAGCTGTTCGACTTCGAGGCCCTGTTGGGCTGA
- a CDS encoding TetR family transcriptional regulator yields the protein MNSRTPNSRSGRTRPPRTERAARPERPPRPEQQPERVSREERKEVTRRAIIGAALTLVDERSFSALSLREVTRAAHIVPAAFYRHFESMDALGLVLIDESFRALRETLREARAGGVDPSRIIESSVDVLVESVSSRREYWRFINRERFGGMTVLRYAIRTEIRLITSELATDLARFPAFSAWSSEDLNILAGLFVNAMIVTAEAIEDSPDPETLTEIKSVAVKQLRMIAVGAGGWRSKP from the coding sequence GTGAACAGTCGTACGCCGAATTCCAGAAGTGGGCGCACGCGGCCACCGCGGACCGAGCGTGCAGCCCGCCCTGAGCGTCCGCCGCGCCCCGAGCAGCAGCCGGAGCGGGTTTCCCGCGAGGAACGCAAGGAGGTCACCCGCCGGGCCATCATCGGCGCGGCGCTGACCCTGGTGGACGAACGTAGCTTCAGTGCGCTGAGCCTGCGCGAGGTGACACGGGCTGCGCACATCGTTCCGGCCGCTTTCTATCGCCATTTCGAGTCGATGGACGCCCTGGGTCTGGTGCTCATCGACGAGTCGTTTCGGGCACTGCGTGAGACTCTGCGCGAGGCCCGGGCCGGCGGCGTGGACCCCAGCCGGATCATCGAGTCCTCCGTGGATGTCCTGGTCGAAAGCGTCAGCTCCCGCCGGGAGTACTGGCGGTTCATCAACCGGGAGCGCTTCGGCGGAATGACCGTGCTGCGCTACGCGATCCGCACCGAGATCCGGCTGATCACCTCCGAACTTGCCACCGACCTGGCGCGCTTCCCCGCATTCAGTGCCTGGAGCTCCGAGGATCTCAACATCCTGGCGGGACTGTTCGTCAACGCGATGATCGTCACCGCCGAAGCCATCGAAGACTCCCCCGATCCCGAGACGCTCACCGAGATCAAAAGCGTTGCGGTCAAACAACTTCGAATGATCGCAGTGGGCGCCGGCGGCTGGCGCAGCAAGCCCTGA
- a CDS encoding alkaline phosphatase family protein, whose amino-acid sequence MTTIKRFLCGAAVASLVAGTGSVVGTQVGMSTVTADWLLAAENVLLLGTDGTRIDKVLEYAFNDDSGFKMLADRGITAVTSLTGHQTLSTPSWSTILTGVWDDKHGIVTNIYRPEPYTTWPSVFNLIEYNKPEIETTVISGRGLFTEIASTGNYPADNIVAISGGSSSAEMDALTTGETISRILATTTNPELSNFMFAYQSQVDHAGHSYGAESDEYTQAIINVGGNLKLILEAVAQAEAATGDKWTIILTTDHGHQANPELPGFSLGHGLQSPHETTSFIMFSLAGNEEQAGAQNLAYQTVDIVPTILQAFGIPMRSDFDGTPMQLDPELLNSTVFPDDLKAALQAAINTYGYPDIGTHLMLGLRALAGGAGYFMRDWAFPPVNNFLQSIIDQDIFLISGLAQGAQWVFNTVGGFVIDVANDLGRAVAYLTGAGATPPNDAPLPLPADFTGSLEALLADQTLAAVDLGVPDLVEVDVPPVLDLDVLVD is encoded by the coding sequence GTGACAACAATCAAGAGATTCCTCTGTGGTGCGGCCGTCGCCAGCCTGGTCGCCGGCACGGGTTCGGTGGTGGGCACGCAGGTGGGCATGTCCACCGTGACCGCCGATTGGCTGCTGGCCGCCGAGAACGTGCTGCTGCTCGGCACCGACGGAACCCGCATCGACAAGGTCCTCGAGTACGCCTTCAACGACGACAGCGGCTTCAAGATGCTGGCGGACCGGGGCATTACCGCTGTCACCAGCCTCACCGGCCACCAGACGCTGTCCACGCCGTCATGGTCGACCATCCTCACCGGGGTGTGGGACGACAAGCATGGGATCGTCACCAACATCTACCGTCCGGAGCCGTACACAACCTGGCCGTCGGTGTTCAACCTGATCGAGTACAACAAGCCGGAAATCGAGACCACGGTCATCTCCGGCCGGGGCCTGTTCACCGAGATCGCCTCCACGGGCAACTACCCTGCCGACAACATCGTCGCCATATCCGGCGGTTCCTCGTCGGCCGAGATGGATGCGCTGACAACCGGCGAGACCATCTCCCGGATTCTGGCGACCACCACCAATCCTGAGCTCTCGAACTTCATGTTCGCCTACCAGTCCCAGGTCGACCATGCCGGACACTCCTACGGCGCCGAGTCGGACGAGTACACGCAGGCCATCATCAACGTCGGCGGCAACCTCAAACTGATCCTGGAGGCAGTGGCCCAGGCCGAGGCGGCCACCGGTGACAAGTGGACCATCATCCTGACCACCGACCACGGCCACCAGGCGAATCCGGAGCTGCCCGGTTTCAGCCTCGGACACGGACTCCAGTCACCTCATGAGACGACGAGTTTCATCATGTTCTCGCTGGCCGGGAACGAGGAGCAGGCCGGTGCCCAGAACTTGGCCTACCAGACCGTCGACATCGTGCCCACGATTCTTCAGGCCTTCGGGATTCCCATGCGGTCGGACTTCGACGGCACCCCCATGCAGCTCGACCCGGAATTGCTCAACAGCACCGTCTTCCCCGATGACCTGAAAGCGGCGCTGCAGGCCGCAATCAACACCTACGGCTACCCGGACATCGGTACCCACCTCATGCTGGGACTTCGTGCGCTGGCGGGCGGTGCCGGCTACTTCATGCGGGACTGGGCCTTCCCCCCCGTCAACAACTTCCTGCAGTCGATCATCGACCAGGACATCTTCCTGATCAGCGGGCTGGCCCAGGGCGCCCAGTGGGTGTTCAACACCGTCGGCGGGTTCGTGATCGACGTGGCAAACGACTTGGGCCGCGCTGTCGCATACCTGACCGGAGCCGGCGCCACCCCGCCGAACGACGCACCGCTGCCGCTGCCGGCCGATTTCACCGGTTCCCTGGAGGCGTTGCTGGCCGACCAGACCTTGGCCGCCGTCGACCTCGGGGTCCCCGACCTGGTCGAGGTCGATGTGCCGCCGGTGCTCGACCTCGACGTGTTGGTGGACTGA
- the msrA gene encoding peptide-methionine (S)-S-oxide reductase MsrA: MTNYDRAILAGGCFWGMQDLIRKLPGVVSTRVGYTGGDVPNATYRNHGTHAEAIEITFDPAATDYRSLLEFFFAIHDPTTPNRQGNDIGTSYRSAIFYLNEQQRQIALDTIADVEASGRWPGKVVTEVSPAGEFWEAEPEHQDYLERFPGGYTCHYIRPDWQLAPQR, from the coding sequence ATGACCAACTACGACAGAGCGATACTGGCCGGCGGCTGCTTCTGGGGCATGCAGGACCTGATCCGCAAGCTGCCCGGGGTGGTGTCCACCCGGGTTGGCTACACCGGCGGCGACGTGCCCAACGCCACCTACCGCAATCACGGCACCCACGCCGAAGCCATCGAGATCACCTTCGATCCCGCGGCGACCGACTACCGCAGCCTGTTGGAGTTCTTCTTCGCCATTCACGACCCGACCACCCCCAATCGGCAGGGCAATGACATCGGGACCAGCTACCGGTCGGCGATCTTCTACCTCAATGAGCAGCAGCGCCAGATCGCGCTCGACACCATCGCCGACGTAGAGGCGTCGGGCCGATGGCCGGGCAAGGTGGTGACCGAGGTCAGCCCGGCCGGTGAGTTCTGGGAGGCCGAACCCGAGCACCAGGACTACCTGGAACGTTTCCCGGGCGGCTACACCTGTCACTACATCCGTCCGGACTGGCAGCTGGCGCCCCAGCGCTAA
- a CDS encoding ferredoxin reductase, whose amino-acid sequence MFTQTLTRRVLGSSLVDLLTGPHGVDRYTELVSPTWSRHARARVVEVRRSTPRSVTLLLQPNDAFAGFKAGQHVNLSVDIDGRRRTRCYSPASAEGQRLLELTIGRHEGGLVSEHLYRNARPGMVVGLDRPAGDFVLPAIRPRRILLISGGSGITPVMSMLRTLNAERYAGRVAFLHYARSSEEACYRDELSAMPRVRVLHGYTRMPDAGDLRGHFGAEHLQAAMPDAEAVYVCGPPSLVAAVREQRPDAISESFVPPEFAPAGASGGRVTFLDSTVAVVDDGRPLLEQAEAAGLKPASGCRMGICHSCTCRKSVGTVRNLITGALSSAESEDIQICVSVPVGDVEIDL is encoded by the coding sequence ATGTTCACTCAAACGTTGACGCGGCGGGTCCTGGGTTCCAGCCTGGTCGATCTGCTCACCGGCCCCCACGGGGTCGACCGCTACACCGAACTGGTGTCGCCGACATGGTCGCGACATGCCCGCGCCCGGGTGGTGGAGGTCCGCCGCAGTACCCCGCGCAGCGTGACGCTGCTCCTGCAACCCAACGACGCGTTCGCTGGTTTCAAGGCCGGCCAACACGTCAACCTGTCCGTCGACATTGACGGGCGCCGGCGCACCCGCTGCTACTCGCCGGCAAGCGCCGAGGGCCAGCGGCTGCTCGAGCTCACCATCGGCCGCCACGAAGGGGGCCTGGTCTCGGAGCACCTCTACCGCAACGCCCGGCCCGGGATGGTCGTCGGCCTGGACCGGCCCGCCGGTGACTTCGTACTTCCCGCGATCCGCCCCCGCCGGATTCTGCTGATCTCCGGTGGCAGCGGCATCACCCCGGTGATGTCGATGCTGCGCACGCTCAACGCCGAGCGATACGCGGGCCGGGTGGCGTTCCTGCACTACGCCCGCAGTAGTGAGGAGGCCTGCTACCGCGACGAACTCTCGGCCATGCCGCGAGTCCGCGTCCTGCACGGTTACACCCGCATGCCCGACGCCGGCGACCTGCGGGGCCATTTCGGTGCCGAACACCTGCAGGCCGCCATGCCAGACGCCGAGGCGGTCTATGTGTGCGGTCCACCCAGCCTGGTGGCAGCGGTGCGCGAGCAGCGCCCCGACGCGATCTCGGAGAGCTTCGTGCCGCCGGAGTTCGCGCCGGCCGGCGCCTCCGGTGGGCGGGTGACATTCCTCGACAGCACCGTCGCGGTGGTCGATGACGGCCGGCCCCTGTTGGAACAGGCCGAAGCCGCCGGACTGAAACCGGCCAGCGGCTGCCGGATGGGCATCTGCCACAGCTGCACGTGCCGCAAATCCGTGGGCACGGTTCGCAACCTGATCACGGGAGCGCTTTCCAGTGCGGAGAGCGAAGACATCCAGATCTGCGTTTCGGTGCCCGTCGGTGACGTTGAGATCGACCTCTAG